A genome region from Haliotis asinina isolate JCU_RB_2024 chromosome 11, JCU_Hal_asi_v2, whole genome shotgun sequence includes the following:
- the LOC137256165 gene encoding aldo-keto reductase IolS-like — protein sequence MARVKLGGTDLEVSPICLGTWQFNMGKTTINWDGQSLETSKAIVDKCFEQGINFFDTAEAYPGSEEALGACLEGRRRDAVIATKYGFREGPNTPPYSAEDIQNTIDKALRKLRTDYIDIMQIHFPAFIKDYNETVAELNRQISLGRLKHYAVSNFGPKNMKQFTEAGGRPISNQMGYNLLWRSAEYGVLPVCKENNVSILAYSPLQQGLLTGKYATLNDVPEGRRRGKLFSRDSTQLSRHGQDGAEKEVFEALQRIRVICDKAGVPMAKAALSWLLQQDNVSVVIVGASNPQQVVENSNIVKLSDDVVKQLSDATEELKAKVGETLDAWAHPDRCE from the exons ATGGCAAGAGTAAAACTTGGAGGGACTGATCTTGAAGTCTCACCTATTTGCTTGGGGACATGGCAGTTCAACATGGGGAAGACGACCATTAACTGGGACGGACAAAGTTTGGAG ACATCAAAGGCAATTGTGGACAAGTGTTTTGAGCAGGGAATCAACTTCTTTGATACGGCAGAA gcCTATCCGGGCTCAGAAGAGGCTCTTGGAGCATGTCTGGAGGGGAGGCGCCGAGATGCTGTCATAGCAACCAAGTATGGGTTCCGGGAAGGCCCCAACACTCCGCCATACTCGGCCGAAGACATCCAAAATACTATCGACAAGGCCCTGAGGAAGCTGAGGACAGACTACATTGATATTATGCAG ATTCATTTCCCAGCTTTCATCAAGGATTACAATGAGACGGTGGCAGAACTCAACAGGCAGATTTCCCTTGGAAGACTCAAGCATTATGCTGTTTCTAACTTTGGTCccaaaaacatgaaacaattcaCTGAAGCTGGAGGAAGGCCTATTTCAAACCAG atGGGGTATAACCTGCTATGGCGGTCGGCAGAGTATGGTGTGCTGCCAGTGTGTAAGGAGAACAATGTCAGCATCCTCGCTTACTCGCCGCTGCAACAGGGGCTGCTGACGGGCAAATATGCCACCCTCAACGATGTCCCTGAGGGAAGGAGGCGAGGAAAACTCTTTTCTCGTGACAG CACCCAGCTGAGTCGACATGGTCAAGATGGGGCAGAAAAAGAGGTGTTTGAG GCACTTCAGAGGATCCGGGTGATATGTGACAAGGCTGGGGTGCCGATGGCCAAGGCAGCCCTGTCGTGGCTTTTGCAGCAGGATAATGTTTCTGTTGTCATCGTCGGAGCCAGCAACCCACAGCAAGTAGTCGAGAACAGCAACATTGTCAAGCTGTCAGAT